Proteins from one Oncorhynchus gorbuscha isolate QuinsamMale2020 ecotype Even-year linkage group LG18, OgorEven_v1.0, whole genome shotgun sequence genomic window:
- the LOC124003949 gene encoding ectonucleoside triphosphate diphosphohydrolase 8-like isoform X2, with protein sequence MKMSMVKQAAMAAVVVVMGSMAVIALILTLVQHHSVDLPHRMQYGMVFDAGSTHTSLYMYRWPGNKENNTGVVSQMLVCDVDGYGISSYARDPTAAGLSLRKCLDSTLAVIPANQLRETPVYLGATAGMRLLQLQNQTQSDQVLEQVTKVIQGYPFDFRGARILSGMEEGAYGWITTNYLQEGFIKHGFEGGWVRPKGRKIWGALDMGGSSTQIAFTPSQPVRDPASTLGPKLYGYQYEVYTHSYLCFGKEQTMRQLQVHLLKMSGSTRPVNHPCYHLGDNLTLTLGDLYDSPCVTRPVTFDPASVVTFTGTSEPLQCLNQIKNITNITNLAACSLAPDCGFNGVYQPPVSGNFFAFSAYYYTFDFLGLAPQSSLSQATTTIDTFCKRTWSSLKKEYTVKDKYLRDYCASANYIMTVLLDGYKFNQTWGNIYFQRQVADTDIGWTLGYMLNLTNLIPSELPLVVTGVQHSQWAAEVSFIVFAVFLSLMVLVLLWLWSPQEGRGNK encoded by the exons ATGAAGATGTCAATGGTGAAACAGGCAGCAATGGCtgcggtggtggtagtgatgggaAGCATGGCCGTCATCGCTCTAATCCTCACATTAGTTCAGCACCACTCAGTGGATCTCCCCCATCGCATGCAG TACGGGATGGTGTTTGACGCTGGAtccacacacacttctctctacATGTACCGTTGGCCTGGAAACAAAGAAAACAACACTGGGGTGGTGTCACAGATGCTGGTCTGTGATGTTGATG GATATGGCATCTCTAGCTATGCCCGGGACCCCACTGCTGCAGGGCTCAGTCTGAGGAAGTGCCTGGACAGTACACTGGCAGTCATCCCTGCCAACCAGCTGAGGGAAACTCCTGTGTACCTTGGTGCTACCGCTGGCATGCGACTCTTGCA GCTACAGAATCAGACCCAGTCTGATCAGGTTTTGGAGCAAGTAACCAAGGTGATCCAGGGGTATCCTTTTGACTTTCGGGGAGCACGGATTCTCtctgggatggaggaaggggctTACGGATGGATCACCACCAACTATCTACAAGAGGGCTTCATTAAG CACGGCTTTGAGGGAGGATGGGTGCGTCCTAAAGGAAGGAAGATCTGGGGCGCCCTGGATATGGGAGGCTCTTCCACCCAGATAGCCTTTACTCCCAGCCAGCCTGTACGGGACCCTGCCTCCACCCTGGGACCCAAGCTCTATGGTTACCAATATGAGGTGTACACACACAGCTACCTGTGCTTTGGCAAGGAGCAGACCATGAGGCAGCTACAGGTTCATCTTCTCAAG ATGAGTGGGTCTACCCGCCCAGTCAACCACCCCTGCTACCACCTGGGTGACAACCTAACCCTGACTCTGGGTGACCTCTACGACTCCCCCTGCGTGACCAGACCCGTGACCTTTGACCCAGCCTCAGTGGTCACCTTCACAGGGACCAGTGAGCCACTTCAGTGTCTCAACCAGATAAAGAACATCACGAACATCACGAACCTGGCTGCCTGCTCCCTGGCCCCTGACTGTGGCTTCAACGGGGTCTACCAGCCCCCTGTCAGTGGAAACTTCTTT GCTTTCTCAGCATACTATTACACATTTGACTTCCTTGGTCTGGCACCTCAGTCCTCTCTGTCTCAGGCTACCACCACTATAGACACTTTCTGCAAAAGGACCTGGAGCTCG CTCAAGAAAGAGTACACTGTAAAAGACAAGTACCTTCGTGATTACTGTGCCTCAGCCAACTACATAATGACAGTACTACTAGACGGCTACAAGTTCAACCAGACCTGGGGAAACATATACTTCCAGAGACAG GTGGCAGACACAGACATTGGCTGGACGCTGGGCTACATGTTGAACCTGACCAACCTGATCCCCTCAGAGCTCCCCCtggtggtgacaggtgtgcaaCACAGCCAGTGGGCAGCGGAGGTCTCCTTCATTGTGTTTGCCGTGTTCCTCAGCCTGATGGTACTGGTCCTACTGTGGCTCTGGAGCCCACAGGAGGGACGAGGCAACAAATGA
- the LOC124003949 gene encoding ectonucleoside triphosphate diphosphohydrolase 8-like isoform X3 — translation MVFDAGSTHTSLYMYRWPGNKENNTGVVSQMLVCDVDGYGISSYARDPTAAGLSLRKCLDSTLAVIPANQLRETPVYLGATAGMRLLQLQNQTQSDQVLEQVTKVIQGYPFDFRGARILSGMEEGAYGWITTNYLQEGFIKHGFEGGWVRPKGRKIWGALDMGGSSTQIAFTPSQPVRDPASTLGPKLYGYQYEVYTHSYLCFGKEQTMRQLQVHLLKMSGSTRPVNHPCYHLGDNLTLTLGDLYDSPCVTRPVTFDPASVVTFTGTSEPLQCLNQIKNITNITNLAACSLAPDCGFNGVYQPPVSGNFFAFSAYYYTFDFLGLAPQSSLSQATTTIDTFCKRTWSSLKKEYTVKDKYLRDYCASANYIMTVLLDGYKFNQTWGNIYFQRQVADTDIGWTLGYMLNLTNLIPSELPLVVTGVQHSQWAAEVSFIVFAVFLSLMVLVLLWLWSPQEGRGNK, via the exons ATGGTGTTTGACGCTGGAtccacacacacttctctctacATGTACCGTTGGCCTGGAAACAAAGAAAACAACACTGGGGTGGTGTCACAGATGCTGGTCTGTGATGTTGATG GATATGGCATCTCTAGCTATGCCCGGGACCCCACTGCTGCAGGGCTCAGTCTGAGGAAGTGCCTGGACAGTACACTGGCAGTCATCCCTGCCAACCAGCTGAGGGAAACTCCTGTGTACCTTGGTGCTACCGCTGGCATGCGACTCTTGCA GCTACAGAATCAGACCCAGTCTGATCAGGTTTTGGAGCAAGTAACCAAGGTGATCCAGGGGTATCCTTTTGACTTTCGGGGAGCACGGATTCTCtctgggatggaggaaggggctTACGGATGGATCACCACCAACTATCTACAAGAGGGCTTCATTAAG CACGGCTTTGAGGGAGGATGGGTGCGTCCTAAAGGAAGGAAGATCTGGGGCGCCCTGGATATGGGAGGCTCTTCCACCCAGATAGCCTTTACTCCCAGCCAGCCTGTACGGGACCCTGCCTCCACCCTGGGACCCAAGCTCTATGGTTACCAATATGAGGTGTACACACACAGCTACCTGTGCTTTGGCAAGGAGCAGACCATGAGGCAGCTACAGGTTCATCTTCTCAAG ATGAGTGGGTCTACCCGCCCAGTCAACCACCCCTGCTACCACCTGGGTGACAACCTAACCCTGACTCTGGGTGACCTCTACGACTCCCCCTGCGTGACCAGACCCGTGACCTTTGACCCAGCCTCAGTGGTCACCTTCACAGGGACCAGTGAGCCACTTCAGTGTCTCAACCAGATAAAGAACATCACGAACATCACGAACCTGGCTGCCTGCTCCCTGGCCCCTGACTGTGGCTTCAACGGGGTCTACCAGCCCCCTGTCAGTGGAAACTTCTTT GCTTTCTCAGCATACTATTACACATTTGACTTCCTTGGTCTGGCACCTCAGTCCTCTCTGTCTCAGGCTACCACCACTATAGACACTTTCTGCAAAAGGACCTGGAGCTCG CTCAAGAAAGAGTACACTGTAAAAGACAAGTACCTTCGTGATTACTGTGCCTCAGCCAACTACATAATGACAGTACTACTAGACGGCTACAAGTTCAACCAGACCTGGGGAAACATATACTTCCAGAGACAG GTGGCAGACACAGACATTGGCTGGACGCTGGGCTACATGTTGAACCTGACCAACCTGATCCCCTCAGAGCTCCCCCtggtggtgacaggtgtgcaaCACAGCCAGTGGGCAGCGGAGGTCTCCTTCATTGTGTTTGCCGTGTTCCTCAGCCTGATGGTACTGGTCCTACTGTGGCTCTGGAGCCCACAGGAGGGACGAGGCAACAAATGA
- the LOC124003949 gene encoding ectonucleoside triphosphate diphosphohydrolase 8-like isoform X1: protein MLWESWFTGVFGMKMSMVKQAAMAAVVVVMGSMAVIALILTLVQHHSVDLPHRMQYGMVFDAGSTHTSLYMYRWPGNKENNTGVVSQMLVCDVDGYGISSYARDPTAAGLSLRKCLDSTLAVIPANQLRETPVYLGATAGMRLLQLQNQTQSDQVLEQVTKVIQGYPFDFRGARILSGMEEGAYGWITTNYLQEGFIKHGFEGGWVRPKGRKIWGALDMGGSSTQIAFTPSQPVRDPASTLGPKLYGYQYEVYTHSYLCFGKEQTMRQLQVHLLKMSGSTRPVNHPCYHLGDNLTLTLGDLYDSPCVTRPVTFDPASVVTFTGTSEPLQCLNQIKNITNITNLAACSLAPDCGFNGVYQPPVSGNFFAFSAYYYTFDFLGLAPQSSLSQATTTIDTFCKRTWSSLKKEYTVKDKYLRDYCASANYIMTVLLDGYKFNQTWGNIYFQRQVADTDIGWTLGYMLNLTNLIPSELPLVVTGVQHSQWAAEVSFIVFAVFLSLMVLVLLWLWSPQEGRGNK from the exons ATGCTCTG ggAGAGTTGGTTTACAGGTGTGTTTGGAATGAAGATGTCAATGGTGAAACAGGCAGCAATGGCtgcggtggtggtagtgatgggaAGCATGGCCGTCATCGCTCTAATCCTCACATTAGTTCAGCACCACTCAGTGGATCTCCCCCATCGCATGCAG TACGGGATGGTGTTTGACGCTGGAtccacacacacttctctctacATGTACCGTTGGCCTGGAAACAAAGAAAACAACACTGGGGTGGTGTCACAGATGCTGGTCTGTGATGTTGATG GATATGGCATCTCTAGCTATGCCCGGGACCCCACTGCTGCAGGGCTCAGTCTGAGGAAGTGCCTGGACAGTACACTGGCAGTCATCCCTGCCAACCAGCTGAGGGAAACTCCTGTGTACCTTGGTGCTACCGCTGGCATGCGACTCTTGCA GCTACAGAATCAGACCCAGTCTGATCAGGTTTTGGAGCAAGTAACCAAGGTGATCCAGGGGTATCCTTTTGACTTTCGGGGAGCACGGATTCTCtctgggatggaggaaggggctTACGGATGGATCACCACCAACTATCTACAAGAGGGCTTCATTAAG CACGGCTTTGAGGGAGGATGGGTGCGTCCTAAAGGAAGGAAGATCTGGGGCGCCCTGGATATGGGAGGCTCTTCCACCCAGATAGCCTTTACTCCCAGCCAGCCTGTACGGGACCCTGCCTCCACCCTGGGACCCAAGCTCTATGGTTACCAATATGAGGTGTACACACACAGCTACCTGTGCTTTGGCAAGGAGCAGACCATGAGGCAGCTACAGGTTCATCTTCTCAAG ATGAGTGGGTCTACCCGCCCAGTCAACCACCCCTGCTACCACCTGGGTGACAACCTAACCCTGACTCTGGGTGACCTCTACGACTCCCCCTGCGTGACCAGACCCGTGACCTTTGACCCAGCCTCAGTGGTCACCTTCACAGGGACCAGTGAGCCACTTCAGTGTCTCAACCAGATAAAGAACATCACGAACATCACGAACCTGGCTGCCTGCTCCCTGGCCCCTGACTGTGGCTTCAACGGGGTCTACCAGCCCCCTGTCAGTGGAAACTTCTTT GCTTTCTCAGCATACTATTACACATTTGACTTCCTTGGTCTGGCACCTCAGTCCTCTCTGTCTCAGGCTACCACCACTATAGACACTTTCTGCAAAAGGACCTGGAGCTCG CTCAAGAAAGAGTACACTGTAAAAGACAAGTACCTTCGTGATTACTGTGCCTCAGCCAACTACATAATGACAGTACTACTAGACGGCTACAAGTTCAACCAGACCTGGGGAAACATATACTTCCAGAGACAG GTGGCAGACACAGACATTGGCTGGACGCTGGGCTACATGTTGAACCTGACCAACCTGATCCCCTCAGAGCTCCCCCtggtggtgacaggtgtgcaaCACAGCCAGTGGGCAGCGGAGGTCTCCTTCATTGTGTTTGCCGTGTTCCTCAGCCTGATGGTACTGGTCCTACTGTGGCTCTGGAGCCCACAGGAGGGACGAGGCAACAAATGA